The DNA segment TTAGCCTAACACGTTCTTTCCAAAGTGCAAGTGGCACTTGCATTTTTATTTTCTATGACCCGTTCCAGCTATTCCACCCACCAACGCCTGATCCAGGCAGCCTTGCAACTGTTTGCAGCTCAGGGCATCACCGATACCACGACACGGCAAATTGCGGAACTGGCAGGGGTCAACGAAGTTACCCTCTTTCGTCACTTTGGCAGTAAAAATGGCTTGCTGCTTGCCGTTATTGAGGATGCAGGCATTTTTACCTGGTTGGGTGAAACGCTGGGGCAGCAAGCCAGTCAGAGCAGTACGGTTCCAGAGGCGTTGCGAACCTATGCCAACCAGAGCTTGTGGGCACTAGAGCGGATTCCTGAATTGGTGCGATCGCTGATTGGGGAAGCAGGGCAGTATCCTCCAGAAAATCGACAGGCTTTGGGACGTGGGTTGAATCAGGCAAACCGCTACACAACCCAGTTTCTAACCACTGTCCTACATCATCAACATTTGCAAACCCATCTACCGATTGAAAAACTGGCGAGCTTACTTAACAGTTTGTTGTTAGGATATCTGGTTTTAAAGTTAACAAGCGAAGGTGATGAACCCTGGAAGAGTCAGGAGGAGTTTTTAACCGACTTGATTGAGTTGTTTCTCCATGGAGCATTGACCCCGCCCATACTGGGTACGGTTGAGACGCCAACCCGCATCACCCCCGTGTTGCGATCGACGTTGATGCCAGCAGACTCTACTGATCTACCTGCTTCTCTGGTTCACAGCATTCTCAAACAAGCTAAGAAAATGAGCTTGCAAGACTATGCGCTGGCGTATGTTCTATTTGCGGGTGGGTTGAGTGCTGAGGAATTGTCGTTGTTGGAGCGATCGCACTCCATCATTGACTACCAACATCATCTGCTCCAGATTCCGCAGGGGCGTGTGCGTCAGGTGCCCCTCAATCAGTGGATTTTGGGTCGTCGTTATGGGTCGCACCCCCACAACCCCTTGACACGCTGGCTTAAGAGTCGCAAGGATAGCCAACCTGCACTCTTCCTCAACGCTGTGGGCAATCCCATCACCGAAGTTGAGATTCGACTGCGCTGGCAGTTGTGGGTGGATGACCTGTTGACCCCTCAAGGCTATCTTCCGGCGATCGCCCAAACCCAACACACCTGGTGCATCGAGATGCTGATGCGGGGCGTCAGCCTTGAAACTTTGAGTTTGCTCACGGGCAAATCGACGGCTGAGTTGCAGCCCTATGCCAATCGCGCTCATGAAAAAGAGGCATTAGAGCAAGCCATTCGGTTTGATCAAAAACCCAGTAACTCTACTCCTTAATCAAAACCTTCTTGGATCGGGTTATACCAATTTGACTTGAAAAGGCGACAAATGCTTGTACAGGTTTGGCACTGCCAAACCCCTCCATAACTCTGATTTGTTTGCAAAACTCGTTAAATCGGTATTAGTTTGCAAGCGATCGATTAACGGTCACCGGAAATGGATCGGACTCAGCGGTATATAATTGCCCAGCAACTTTGTAAATCATCACGGCTCTGACTCGCTCTATCTCGTGATATCCCGCCTGATTGGTCAGGTGATATCCGGGTTCCACAATTTGCAGACCGCCTAACTCCATCGCCCCAATTTCTTGAGATAACAAGGGGCGATCGCCTGTTTCTGGGCGGATCTCAATGTTCTGAATTTCAAGAGCCACCAAGTCTTGCACTGTATTTTCAACCCGAAGGCGCACAACCGCATGACCGACAGGAGGGGCGTTGCGGTTGGACTGCACTCCATCTACGACCACCTGATCTTCATACGCTTCTAAGATCGTGACGCTGACAAGAAGCGGATTAACAGAAGCAGGTTTAGACATCACTGAAGCATCCGAGATAACAAGTTCATGAGAGGTTGATCCCCGACAAGAAACCCCTTGAAAGAGGCTACTGAGGATCAACGGAGTAAGAATAATGAGTTTGCGATCGATGCGTTGCATTGCAAGAACGGTTCTTATGGACTAGAAAACCAGGCCATGGGGATCTAACGGCGTCAGTCCTATTACAGTTGGAGCCTGATCCTCGATTACTTGAGGAAACCGAGAATCAGGCGATCGCGCGCTACATCATGGTAGATGAGTCCGGTGTAATGGTCTATCCCACTTCGTAGTGAGTCAGCCCAAACACAGACACATATTGGCTGTAGGTGAGATCAATGAAACCATCATTTGGATCTCCACTCGGTGCTAGACCATCCACGCCATGCGGGTTCCGCACACGGATAATTTGTTGACCTGCACCGTTGGTAAAGGCAGCAACGACCGAGTAGGCGTGTCGTCCGTAGATGAAGGTTGAGTCTTGGGTTGCACCACCTGCTGCTACGGGGCGACCAGCGGCTAAAGCCGCTTGAATGCTGGCGAAGCTCACCTGAGTGACTGCATTAGCGGTCGAGGCACGACCTGTGATGTAGGTCATGGGTCGATAGGAGAGATCGCCATTCCCAATCAAGTTATAGCCGTTGCGGTTTTCACGAAACTCACGCCACTGAGCATACGCCCGCTCGACCAATGGTGCCCAGAGAATATTGGCACTGTTGCTAGCGAGATTGCCTCCGTTCGCAAAGAGGAGTCGTCCATTGCTGCTCGTGGCTAATCGGCGATCGACTGTGACATATTCCGCTCTGGGATCAGGGGCTGTGGTGCCATTGTTGTTGGTAGCGGAGTAGAACCGGACGGTATAGGTGTTGTCGCCGTTGTCGATCAACATATCGCGAATCGCGTTTGGTCGGACGTTGAGCACTGAACCCAATGCAGCCAGGAAGGCACAATCGCCTAGTCCCCCCTGGTCGATGTCATCAATTCGAGGGCTTCCGGTACTGCCAAACAAGCTGCCTTGCACCACGGTATGGGTAAAGGTGGCATTGTTAAAGCTGTTGGTGGGGGTAACGGTGCCTAAGAAATGGCGGCCAATTAGCCCTTCCAGGGTCGTCGCTGCCATGTTGGTTGAGATGCCATTGGCAACCTGCCCCGACAGATACTGCACGTAGTCGCGCATGTTGAAGCGAGGCGCATTGTTAACCAGGGTTCTCAAATCTGTTTGTTCTGCCGTATTGACAATGCCGTCGTCGCTTCCCGCATTGCGGAAAATCGCGATCATGTCGTTGCGACTGAGTTCGTTGTCAGCCGATAAACTGGCGATCGCCGACTGCAATTGAGCATCCGTGATGTTGGCGGGAATCCAGGAGTTACCACCACTGCCACCCCCACCACTCGGCGGACCTGCTGTAGTCAGCACATAGCTGCCAACTTCACTAGAGTCAAAGCTTGTGACTCGAATGCGGTAATCGATTCCCGCTTGAACTACAAAGGAGAGTTCTGAGTTGAGGGTTTCATTCGCATCATCGTTGAAACTGATCTCTTGACCTGTGCCGCCATCCACCAGTTGCAAATAGGTATCAAACCCCTCGGAGCCGAGGTTGATGCGTATGGTTTGCCCAGCAGTTGCTCCAGTCAAGCGATATTCGTCGAAATATCTGCCCTGACGCAGTGGGTTGTCGGGGTCCGTCGTGCTCAAGCTGCCATTGACAGTAGCCGTGGGTCCAATGTCAGTCGTTTGAACTCCTCCTGAGGTTGTCAGCGTAAATGCCCCTGTGACTCCAGAGTCAAAACTGCTAGCACGTAGGATGTACTGAATACCAGCCTGAGCTGTAAAGGTCAGTTCAGAATCAAATGTGCCATTAGCATCATCGTTGTAGTCGATGAGTGCGCCAGTAGCGGCATTGACGAGTTGCAAATAGGTGTCAAAGTCTGCATCCAGATTGACTCGCACGGGTTGTCCAGCCGTCACACCCGTCAATAAGTAATCTTCGGCATAGCTGCCCGATCGCAAACTGTTACTGGGATCAAAGACATCCAGGCTGCTCGTAATGCTTTGATTAACGGCGATCGCATCAATATTAGGGCGGGTTCTCAGCGTGTAGTTCCCCGTTGCTCCAACCGTAAAACTGGTTGCCCGAATGAGATAGTTCGTTCCTGCTGCCACCGTGAAGATCAGTTGAGCATTAGTATTGACTTCACTCGTATCATCATCAAAGGCTATGAGTTGCCCGGTATCGGCGTTGACGAGTTGCAGGTAGTTGTCAAAACTGGATTCCAAGTCAATTCGGATTTCTTGCCCAACGGTTGCCCCGGTTAAGCGGTAATCGTCAAAGAAGCGTCCGGTGAGGAGAGGATTGTTGGAGTCAGTGTTGGATAGGCTTCCGGTTCGTTCTGCTGATGCGCCAATGCTTTGAGATGCTGGAGACGTGGTGAGGGTATAGTTTCCAGTGTCAGCAGCCCCGTAGGATGTGACTCGAACTCGATAGGTGATCCCGGCCTCAGCCGTAAAACTTAGTTCTGAGTTAAGACTGCTATTGGCATCATCATTGAAGCTGATTTCTTCTCCAGTCGCATTGTTGACGAGTTGCAAATAGGTGTCGAAATCACTGGAGTTTAAGTTGATTTGAACAGACTGCCCAGCCGTAATTCCATTTAACAAATAGTCATCTGCGTAACTGCCAAATCGCAGCGGATTTAAAGTGTCACTATCGCTCAAACTCCCACTGACTGTAGAAAGAGCTTGAATGGACTGCTGAAATCCGATCGCACTTAAATCAGGAGTTTGCAGATCAGCCGACAAATCGAGTCGATAACTGGCGTTTCCTCCTGCCCCTGGTGTGACTCGGACAAAGTAGGTGCCTGTTGGCAAGCTTTGACTAATCTGATCAACGATCGCCCCTCCTGCTGAGGAGTTTTGGATAACCGTGCCATTCAGATCAAGCAGAGCAACGTTGGCATCTCCGGTAAGGGATGTCAGAGAGAGCGCGACATCGCGATTGATCGCTAAGTCAAACCGGAAGAAATCATCTGTGTCATTTCTGCCCACAAAACCCGTGAAACTCTTGGTTCCACTTAATGAACCTAAGAACGGAGCTTGTTCAAGGGTGTTGTTGTTATCGGGAGAGGCGATCGCGGATAACCCCAAACTAAAACGAGTGGGTGTTTTACTTCCAGCAACACGGACATAGTAAATTCCTGCCTCGACATTCGTAGCAATCACCTCATTGGCATTGCCTCGTCGCCTCGACTGTTTAACCACTTGTCCGGCTGAATTGAGCAGAGCCAGATCCGCGTTGGCAGACAATCCTCGTAACGTAGCGCGAAAACTACTGGCTGCGGCAAAGTTTACTTTGTAAATGTCAAACCTATCCCTGCCACCAACTAAGTTTCTCACGGTTCGAGTGGCTGTAAGAGTACCAAGGTTGGCTGCTAAACGGGGGGTATTTCCAGGGTCTCTAACCATAATAGTTGCGGAAATTACATTGAGTTGAGTAGGCGACAGCAAACTCCTAAGAACCATGAGTTCTTAAGTAGCTGTCTGTAGTTACGTGCAAACGGAGATTCGTTGTAATTAAGAATGCAGGGTAGTTGCAGAGCACGTAAGTGTGTCGGTTAAGCCGTTACCCTTGCTGAACTAGCATTCTTTAACTACAAAAATCAGCAACATCACTTATAAACACGTTATCGGGTAGAAAAAGTCAATCGTGAATTTACGGGAATGAAATTCAGAATTCTACGAAAATGCACTGCTTTATCACTATAAATTCTCACTTTTGCGTTTAGAGGCAAGCGTGACATTTTGTATTAAAAGCCACCTTTACAGAAAATTTACGTAACTCCCGCAATAGTGAAGGAATGACTTGTTCTGTATCCGTTTTCCGGAGTAGTGCAGTCTCGCAGGAAAAAGGAAGTGTAGCAGCCTCGTATTATCTTTTACCTATTCACCGAGTAACCTCTTTAAGATCATTGAGTCAGGCTATACAACCTTTAATTAATGTCGCTATCTTCACCTGGTGTTCCTAAAACCTGAGATTACAGAGTCAAAAGTCCCAACATGCGTGTGTCTCCATTCACCTCTAATTTCTGGTTTTACTGTTGAGCGAGGCAGTTCATCTGAATAGAGGTATCTTGCTTTACTGGCAAGATCTCTTCTACGGACTCTATTCTTAGCTAACCAATTTTTTATGTTTCATCAAATGGCTACTCCATACGTATTTCAACTCAAAACCAGGCTTTTGAGCGCGGCAACAGCTCCTGAGTTGTTGTATTGGATTAACAATATTTTGGAATTGGGGGCAACTCATCTATTGCTTGACATGAAAGATGTTTTGTTCATGGACAGTAGCGGTTTAGGTGCTCTAGTGATCGCCCATAACCGCGTACAAAAAGCTGGAGGAAAGCTGATGCTCTGCTCTCTCAGTGGTCAAGCCAGAATGTTGTTTGAACTCTCTGGAATGGAAAAAATGTTTGAAGTTTATTCAGATAAGGACGCTTTTGAACAAGCTTCATAACAAAACCGACCTGTATCGGTTGAGTAGACCTTTGGGTAGTGCCCTAGAAGGAGTGAGCGTGCGAAATGCCTATGCTCGCTCCCTCTCCCTCTCGCTCTCTGAGTCCCCATCCTTGCCTCAATAGGACTATCGACCTTGTGCCTAACCCGAATTGACGTTGAGCTAATAGAGTTACTGGTTTTAATCTCTAAATCTGGTTTAACTGGCTTAGAATCGTGGATTTAATAAATTCGCAAACTGTAAGGGCGGATTTAGCAGC comes from the Oscillatoria sp. FACHB-1407 genome and includes:
- a CDS encoding TetR family transcriptional regulator — its product is MTRSSYSTHQRLIQAALQLFAAQGITDTTTRQIAELAGVNEVTLFRHFGSKNGLLLAVIEDAGIFTWLGETLGQQASQSSTVPEALRTYANQSLWALERIPELVRSLIGEAGQYPPENRQALGRGLNQANRYTTQFLTTVLHHQHLQTHLPIEKLASLLNSLLLGYLVLKLTSEGDEPWKSQEEFLTDLIELFLHGALTPPILGTVETPTRITPVLRSTLMPADSTDLPASLVHSILKQAKKMSLQDYALAYVLFAGGLSAEELSLLERSHSIIDYQHHLLQIPQGRVRQVPLNQWILGRRYGSHPHNPLTRWLKSRKDSQPALFLNAVGNPITEVEIRLRWQLWVDDLLTPQGYLPAIAQTQHTWCIEMLMRGVSLETLSLLTGKSTAELQPYANRAHEKEALEQAIRFDQKPSNSTP
- a CDS encoding pre-peptidase C-terminal domain-containing protein, with product MRNLVGGRDRFDIYKVNFAAASSFRATLRGLSANADLALLNSAGQVVKQSRRRGNANEVIATNVEAGIYYVRVAGSKTPTRFSLGLSAIASPDNNNTLEQAPFLGSLSGTKSFTGFVGRNDTDDFFRFDLAINRDVALSLTSLTGDANVALLDLNGTVIQNSSAGGAIVDQISQSLPTGTYFVRVTPGAGGNASYRLDLSADLQTPDLSAIGFQQSIQALSTVSGSLSDSDTLNPLRFGSYADDYLLNGITAGQSVQINLNSSDFDTYLQLVNNATGEEISFNDDANSSLNSELSFTAEAGITYRVRVTSYGAADTGNYTLTTSPASQSIGASAERTGSLSNTDSNNPLLTGRFFDDYRLTGATVGQEIRIDLESSFDNYLQLVNADTGQLIAFDDDTSEVNTNAQLIFTVAAGTNYLIRATSFTVGATGNYTLRTRPNIDAIAVNQSITSSLDVFDPSNSLRSGSYAEDYLLTGVTAGQPVRVNLDADFDTYLQLVNAATGALIDYNDDANGTFDSELTFTAQAGIQYILRASSFDSGVTGAFTLTTSGGVQTTDIGPTATVNGSLSTTDPDNPLRQGRYFDEYRLTGATAGQTIRINLGSEGFDTYLQLVDGGTGQEISFNDDANETLNSELSFVVQAGIDYRIRVTSFDSSEVGSYVLTTAGPPSGGGGSGGNSWIPANITDAQLQSAIASLSADNELSRNDMIAIFRNAGSDDGIVNTAEQTDLRTLVNNAPRFNMRDYVQYLSGQVANGISTNMAATTLEGLIGRHFLGTVTPTNSFNNATFTHTVVQGSLFGSTGSPRIDDIDQGGLGDCAFLAALGSVLNVRPNAIRDMLIDNGDNTYTVRFYSATNNNGTTAPDPRAEYVTVDRRLATSSNGRLLFANGGNLASNSANILWAPLVERAYAQWREFRENRNGYNLIGNGDLSYRPMTYITGRASTANAVTQVSFASIQAALAAGRPVAAGGATQDSTFIYGRHAYSVVAAFTNGAGQQIIRVRNPHGVDGLAPSGDPNDGFIDLTYSQYVSVFGLTHYEVG
- a CDS encoding STAS domain-containing protein — protein: MFHQMATPYVFQLKTRLLSAATAPELLYWINNILELGATHLLLDMKDVLFMDSSGLGALVIAHNRVQKAGGKLMLCSLSGQARMLFELSGMEKMFEVYSDKDAFEQAS